One window of Flavobacterium ammonificans genomic DNA carries:
- a CDS encoding LD-carboxypeptidase, with translation MKKTFILFTISLLSFTFQAQPSMITPPYLQKGDTVAILATARKHIVKSMQPTISLLESWGLNVVIGKTIGLEKNQLAGNDKERAADLQEQLDNPNIKAIWCARGGYGTVRVIDLIDFTQFKKNPKWVVGFSDVTVLHNHLNTMGYKSIHGIMPINLSKATPAAIESLRLSLFGQPLQYAIDAHPMNRIGTASGELVGGNLSILYSVLGSPSAIDCKDKILYIEDLDEYLYHIDRMMMNLKRNGCLESLKGIIVGSMTDMKDNDIPWGKNALEIVQDVTKNLNIPVIFNFPAGHIHDNRALILGNTVTIDITENCSTVVFEK, from the coding sequence ATGAAAAAAACGTTCATTTTATTCACTATTAGTTTACTTTCCTTCACTTTTCAAGCTCAACCATCAATGATTACACCACCGTATTTACAAAAAGGAGATACTGTTGCAATTCTAGCAACTGCACGAAAACATATTGTAAAAAGTATGCAACCCACCATTTCATTATTGGAAAGCTGGGGCTTGAATGTTGTTATTGGGAAAACTATAGGTTTAGAAAAAAATCAATTGGCGGGAAATGACAAAGAACGTGCCGCTGATCTACAAGAGCAATTGGACAATCCCAACATCAAAGCAATATGGTGTGCGAGAGGCGGTTATGGTACAGTACGAGTAATTGATTTAATTGACTTTACTCAATTCAAAAAAAATCCGAAATGGGTGGTTGGTTTTAGCGATGTTACCGTTTTACACAATCATCTTAATACTATGGGGTACAAATCCATTCACGGAATTATGCCAATCAATCTGTCAAAAGCAACGCCAGCTGCGATTGAAAGTTTGCGTTTGTCCTTATTTGGACAACCTTTGCAATATGCTATAGACGCGCATCCTATGAATCGTATTGGAACAGCCTCAGGCGAACTAGTAGGAGGTAATTTGTCCATCTTATATAGTGTATTGGGTTCGCCATCAGCAATAGATTGTAAAGACAAGATTTTATATATTGAAGATTTAGACGAATACTTGTATCATATTGATCGTATGATGATGAATTTGAAACGAAATGGTTGTTTGGAAAGTCTGAAAGGAATAATTGTTGGGTCTATGACAGATATGAAAGATAACGATATTCCGTGGGGGAAAAATGCGCTTGAAATCGTACAAGACGTAACTAAAAATCTCAATATTCCTGTAATTTTTAATTTCCCAGCGGGTCATATTCATGACAATAGAGCCTTGATTTTAGGAAATACGGTTACTATTGATATCACCGAAAATTGTAGCACTGTGGTTTTTGAAAAGTAA
- a CDS encoding endonuclease/exonuclease/phosphatase family protein, whose amino-acid sequence MRISIFLYCILVLAVYPKSFGQTKKFKIHTVAFYNFENLFDTINDPETFDEDWTPKGSQNWTFAKYQKKLANLSRVLAEIGNSENSESPTFIGGCEIENRGVLEDLIAQPILVDKKYGIIHFDSPDKRGIDVALLYRKEFFQPITYSNIPLYVFQKESISKKNKEELTDDVEVVSSKNKRVYTRDQLLVSGFLEGEEIHLIVNHWPSRSGGEQRSSPFREAAGALNRKIIDSLQRINPNAKVITMGDLNDGPYNKSVKIALGAKAKKADVPPMGIYNPFEDMAKKGMGTIAHRDAWDIFDQILITKSLLQSDYSSYQFWKAGIYNKSFLVQTSGQFKGYPLRHGATEIGFSDHFPVYIYLIKEKK is encoded by the coding sequence ATGAGAATTTCTATCTTTCTGTATTGTATTTTGGTCTTGGCTGTATATCCAAAATCTTTCGGCCAAACCAAAAAATTTAAAATTCATACGGTAGCCTTTTATAATTTCGAAAATCTATTTGACACCATCAATGACCCTGAAACATTTGATGAAGATTGGACTCCAAAAGGGTCGCAAAATTGGACATTTGCTAAGTACCAAAAAAAGTTAGCCAACTTATCTCGAGTCTTGGCCGAAATTGGTAATTCAGAAAACTCGGAGTCGCCAACTTTTATCGGGGGTTGTGAAATTGAAAACCGCGGGGTATTAGAAGATCTAATTGCACAGCCTATTTTAGTAGATAAAAAGTACGGAATAATCCATTTTGACTCTCCAGACAAAAGAGGAATTGATGTGGCTTTGTTGTATCGAAAAGAGTTTTTTCAACCCATAACCTATTCTAATATTCCATTATACGTTTTTCAAAAGGAGTCTATTTCCAAAAAAAATAAAGAAGAACTCACAGATGATGTTGAGGTAGTAAGTTCAAAAAACAAACGAGTCTATACTCGTGATCAGCTTCTCGTTTCAGGGTTTTTAGAGGGCGAAGAAATCCATTTGATTGTCAATCACTGGCCATCACGTTCTGGCGGTGAACAGCGATCGAGTCCCTTTAGGGAAGCTGCTGGGGCTTTGAATAGAAAAATAATTGACTCGCTGCAACGCATAAATCCAAACGCCAAAGTCATTACTATGGGAGACTTGAATGACGGTCCCTACAATAAAAGTGTGAAAATTGCTTTAGGGGCTAAGGCGAAAAAAGCAGATGTTCCCCCAATGGGGATTTATAATCCATTTGAAGATATGGCAAAAAAAGGGATGGGAACAATTGCACATCGGGATGCATGGGATATTTTTGACCAAATTTTGATTACCAAGTCGCTTTTGCAGTCAGATTATTCCAGCTATCAATTCTGGAAAGCAGGAATTTATAACAAATCTTTTTTAGTTCAAACTAGCGGTCAATTTAAAGGATATCCTTTACGGCATGGAGCAACCGAAATAGGATTTAGTGACCATTTCCCAGTATATATCTATTTGATTAAAGAAAAAAAATAG
- a CDS encoding 3-hydroxyanthranilate 3,4-dioxygenase, which yields MAIAKPFNLNQWIDENRHLLVPPVGNKNIYTESGDYIVMIVAGPNARKDYHYNETEELFYQLEGSIKVVIQEDGERKEMDLNPGDMYLNPAKIPHSPVRSEGSIGLVIERKRAGLGFTDGLLWHCENCNHKLHEVYFELHNIEKDFLTHFEHFYSSEKLRTCSQCGTIMDTDSRFLSKK from the coding sequence ATGGCTATTGCAAAACCGTTCAATTTGAATCAATGGATTGATGAAAACCGTCATCTACTAGTGCCACCCGTTGGCAACAAAAATATATATACAGAATCAGGCGATTATATTGTCATGATTGTAGCAGGGCCGAATGCAAGAAAAGACTACCATTATAACGAAACCGAAGAGCTTTTTTACCAATTGGAAGGCAGTATTAAAGTAGTCATTCAGGAAGACGGAGAGCGTAAAGAGATGGATTTGAATCCAGGCGATATGTATTTGAATCCAGCCAAAATTCCCCATTCACCAGTCCGTTCAGAAGGTTCTATCGGATTAGTTATAGAACGCAAAAGAGCAGGTTTAGGTTTTACAGATGGATTACTTTGGCATTGTGAAAATTGCAATCACAAATTACACGAAGTTTATTTTGAACTTCATAATATTGAAAAAGACTTTTTAACTCATTTTGAACATTTTTACAGCTCAGAAAAGTTACGAACTTGTTCCCAATGCGGAACAATTATGGATACGGATTCAAGATTTTTGTCCAAAAAATAA
- a CDS encoding aldehyde dehydrogenase family protein yields the protein MTTIASAFGMKEALAQLGVKDLNLGTSTGTSGFGSGEILKSYSPVDGQLIASVQTTSAADYEKVMQKATEAFQTFRIMPAPQRGEIVRQFGEKLRKNKEALGKLVSYEMGKSLQEGYGEVQEMIDICDFAVGLSRQLHGLTMHSERPGHRMYEQYHSLGVVGIISAFNFPVAVWAWNTALAWICGDVCVWKPSEKTPLCGIACQNIIAEVIRENNLPEGISCLINGDYKIGELLTQDTRVPLISATGSTRMGKIVAQTVASRLGKSLLELGGNNAIIVTPDADIKMTVIGAVFGAVGTAGQRCTSTRRLIIHESMYDTVKDALVSAYKQLRIGNPLDEKNHVGPLIDVQAVAMYTNALAKAVEEGGKILVEGKVLVGEGYESGCYVQPAIVEADNSFEIVQHETFAPILYLLKYTGEVTNAIAIQNGVAQGLSSAIMTNNLREAELFLSVAGSDCGIANVNIGTSGAEIGGAFGGEKETGGGRESGSDAWKVYMRRQTNTINYTTSLPLAQGIKFDL from the coding sequence ATGACAACAATAGCATCTGCATTCGGAATGAAAGAAGCCTTAGCTCAATTGGGCGTAAAAGACTTAAATTTAGGAACTTCTACCGGAACTTCTGGTTTTGGTTCAGGTGAAATACTAAAAAGTTATTCTCCTGTGGACGGACAATTAATAGCATCTGTTCAAACTACATCTGCTGCTGATTATGAAAAAGTAATGCAAAAAGCTACCGAGGCCTTCCAGACTTTCCGAATAATGCCGGCGCCTCAACGAGGAGAAATTGTACGTCAGTTTGGAGAAAAATTACGCAAAAATAAAGAAGCCTTGGGTAAACTGGTTTCCTACGAAATGGGAAAATCGTTGCAAGAAGGGTACGGGGAAGTACAAGAAATGATAGACATCTGCGATTTCGCAGTTGGGCTTTCGCGCCAGTTACACGGTTTAACAATGCATTCTGAACGTCCGGGTCACCGAATGTATGAGCAATACCATTCTTTAGGAGTTGTCGGAATCATTTCGGCATTTAATTTTCCTGTTGCTGTTTGGGCTTGGAATACCGCTTTAGCTTGGATTTGCGGCGATGTTTGTGTGTGGAAACCTTCTGAAAAAACGCCGCTTTGCGGGATTGCTTGCCAAAATATTATTGCCGAAGTTATCCGCGAAAATAACTTACCAGAAGGGATTTCTTGTCTAATTAATGGCGATTACAAAATAGGAGAATTACTAACTCAAGATACTAGAGTCCCATTAATTTCTGCAACAGGTTCTACACGAATGGGTAAAATTGTAGCTCAAACAGTTGCAAGTCGTTTAGGAAAATCGTTGTTAGAATTAGGAGGGAACAATGCTATTATTGTTACTCCTGATGCAGATATTAAAATGACGGTTATTGGTGCAGTCTTTGGTGCGGTAGGTACTGCAGGTCAACGGTGTACTTCTACGCGTCGTTTGATTATACATGAAAGTATGTACGATACAGTAAAAGATGCTTTAGTATCCGCTTACAAACAATTGCGTATTGGAAATCCATTGGATGAGAAAAACCATGTCGGACCATTGATTGACGTTCAAGCGGTTGCTATGTATACTAATGCTTTAGCTAAAGCAGTTGAAGAAGGCGGAAAAATCCTTGTAGAAGGAAAAGTTTTGGTTGGCGAAGGGTATGAGAGCGGTTGTTACGTTCAACCTGCAATCGTAGAAGCAGATAATTCTTTTGAAATTGTACAACATGAAACGTTTGCACCAATTTTATATTTATTAAAATATACAGGAGAAGTTACTAATGCCATTGCTATTCAAAATGGAGTAGCTCAAGGTTTGTCCTCGGCAATAATGACCAATAATCTTCGTGAAGCCGAACTATTTCTATCAGTAGCTGGATCAGATTGTGGTATTGCTAATGTAAATATCGGAACTTCAGGCGCTGAAATTGGAGGTGCTTTTGGAGGTGAAAAGGAAACGGGTGGTGGACGCGAATCAGGTTCTGATGCTTGGAAAGTTTATATGAGACGCCAAACGAATACAATTAATTATACCACAAGTTTGCCATTGGCACAAGGAATTAAATTTGACTTGTAG
- a CDS encoding metallophosphoesterase family protein codes for MRTLVIGDIHGGLRALHQILERAKVSPHDKLIFLGDYVDGWSQSPEVIDLLISMKKSHNIICIRGNHDDLLLEWLKNGTDNPQWYQHGGEATVTAYQKRDGKTLEAHIAFIESLEDYHLDEKNRLFIHAGFTNMNGVDFEYFPNLFYWDRTLWETALALDKTMKITDVAYPKRFALYNEIYIGHTPVSRIGKTIPVQMANVWNVDTGAAFKGPLTIMDVDSKAYWQSENLDVLYPNEKGRN; via the coding sequence ATGAGAACATTAGTTATTGGAGATATTCATGGAGGCTTGCGTGCCTTACATCAAATTTTAGAAAGAGCTAAAGTCAGCCCACATGACAAATTGATTTTTTTAGGTGATTATGTAGATGGCTGGAGCCAATCGCCAGAGGTGATTGATTTACTTATTTCCATGAAAAAGTCGCATAACATTATTTGTATTCGTGGCAATCATGATGATTTATTGTTGGAGTGGCTCAAAAACGGAACCGACAATCCGCAATGGTATCAGCACGGCGGAGAAGCTACAGTAACGGCTTATCAAAAAAGAGATGGGAAAACTTTAGAAGCCCATATCGCTTTCATCGAATCATTAGAAGATTACCATCTAGACGAAAAAAATAGATTGTTCATTCATGCCGGATTTACCAATATGAATGGTGTTGATTTTGAATATTTCCCTAATCTTTTTTATTGGGACAGAACCCTCTGGGAAACAGCATTGGCCTTGGATAAAACCATGAAAATAACTGATGTTGCTTATCCTAAACGCTTTGCCCTATATAACGAAATATATATTGGTCACACGCCTGTTTCAAGAATTGGAAAAACAATTCCTGTTCAGATGGCGAATGTATGGAATGTAGATACTGGAGCCGCTTTTAAAGGACCGTTAACGATTATGGATGTAGATTCTAAAGCCTATTGGCAAAGTGAAAATTTAGATGTTTTATACCCAAACGAAAAAGGAAGAAACTAA
- a CDS encoding SDR family NAD(P)-dependent oxidoreductase, which produces MTKIALITGATSGIGKATAEILAKNNYKLVLCGRRQDRLDQLQKTLSSHTEVHTLQFDVRDKKAVSEQIESLPKAFSSIDILINNAGNAHGLDPIQNGNLDDWDAMIDGNIKGLLYVSKAIIPQMIARKSGHIINIGSTAAKEVYPNGNVYCATKHAVDALNQGMRMDLNPFGIRVGAIHPGMVSTEFSNVRFKGDDEKAQNIYKGFAPLQAEDIADIIHFVVSRPYHVNIADLIVMPTAQASSGIVNRSL; this is translated from the coding sequence ATGACCAAAATAGCCTTAATTACAGGAGCAACAAGCGGAATTGGTAAAGCAACCGCTGAGATTTTAGCTAAAAATAATTACAAATTAGTACTTTGTGGCCGTCGCCAAGATCGTTTGGATCAACTTCAAAAAACACTTTCCTCACATACCGAAGTGCATACTTTACAATTTGATGTGCGCGATAAAAAAGCAGTTTCTGAGCAAATTGAATCACTCCCCAAAGCATTTTCTTCAATTGATATTTTGATTAATAATGCAGGAAATGCCCACGGTTTGGACCCTATTCAAAATGGTAATCTAGACGATTGGGACGCTATGATTGACGGAAATATCAAAGGTTTGTTGTATGTTTCCAAAGCGATTATTCCACAAATGATAGCGCGTAAATCAGGACACATCATCAACATTGGTTCTACCGCTGCCAAAGAAGTGTATCCTAACGGAAATGTCTATTGTGCTACCAAACACGCTGTGGATGCTTTGAACCAAGGAATGCGAATGGATTTGAATCCATTTGGAATTCGCGTGGGTGCCATTCATCCTGGAATGGTCTCAACGGAGTTTAGTAATGTACGTTTTAAAGGCGATGATGAGAAAGCGCAAAATATATACAAAGGATTTGCTCCTTTGCAAGCAGAAGATATAGCTGATATTATCCATTTTGTGGTGTCAAGACCGTATCATGTGAATATTGCAGATTTGATTGTTATGCCAACTGCACAGGCGTCATCAGGAATTGTGAATCGTTCTTTATAA
- a CDS encoding aldo/keto reductase, with product MSKSTLSPIIAGVMNWGIWDKKLNTKEMDNIIHLCLENKISTFDHADIYGDYTTEADFGKALVSSTFDRSKIQLISKCGIQMVTKNRNNSIKHYEYSKDYIIWSVENSLKNLATDYLDVLLLHRPSPLMQADEIAEAVTKLKSDGKIIDFGLSNFTTSQTELIRQKTEVSFNQIQFSASHHEAMLDGSLDYMQTHGIRPMSWNPLGSVFREDNEQTRRMKKLLAQLVAKYEVGSDTILLSWILQHPAQVIPIAGTVNVARIQALMKATELPLEKEDWFAIWTESMGKNVP from the coding sequence ATGAGTAAATCGACTTTATCTCCCATAATTGCGGGAGTAATGAACTGGGGGATTTGGGATAAAAAACTCAATACTAAAGAAATGGATAATATTATCCATCTTTGCCTCGAAAACAAAATTTCAACTTTTGATCATGCCGATATTTATGGTGATTATACCACGGAAGCTGATTTTGGAAAAGCTTTGGTTTCAAGCACATTTGACCGATCTAAAATTCAATTGATTTCGAAATGTGGTATCCAAATGGTGACCAAAAACCGGAACAATTCTATAAAACATTACGAATATTCCAAAGACTATATTATTTGGTCCGTAGAGAATTCGTTGAAAAACTTAGCGACAGACTATTTAGACGTGCTTTTATTGCACCGCCCGAGTCCTTTGATGCAGGCTGACGAAATTGCCGAAGCAGTAACGAAATTAAAATCTGATGGGAAAATTATCGATTTTGGTTTGTCGAATTTCACTACGTCACAAACCGAATTAATTCGTCAAAAAACCGAAGTTAGTTTTAACCAAATTCAATTCTCTGCGTCCCATCATGAGGCAATGTTAGATGGGAGTTTAGACTATATGCAAACTCATGGTATTCGTCCTATGTCGTGGAACCCATTAGGTAGTGTGTTTCGAGAAGACAATGAGCAGACCCGACGCATGAAAAAATTATTGGCGCAATTGGTTGCAAAATATGAAGTGGGTTCAGATACGATCTTGTTGTCCTGGATTTTACAACATCCCGCCCAAGTAATTCCAATTGCCGGTACGGTAAATGTAGCACGAATTCAAGCCTTAATGAAAGCAACTGAATTACCTCTTGAAAAAGAAGATTGGTTTGCAATTTGGACAGAAAGTATGGGTAAAAATGTACCTTAA
- a CDS encoding AAA family ATPase — protein MEENTASLDIRAINEKIERESAFIDLLTMEMNKVIVGQKHMVERLLIGLLGQGHILLEGVPGLAKTLAINTLSQAVAGSFSRIQFTPDLLPADVVGTMIYNIKQNEFSIKKGPIFANFVLADEINRAPAKVQSALLEAMQEKQVTIGDTTFKLDKPFLVLATQNPIEQEGTYQLPEAQVDRFMLKTVIDYPKMDEERLVIRQNLSGSYEKVNQVVSIEQILRAQEAVREVYMDEKIEKYILDIIFATRYPEKYKLADLKPLISFGSSPRGSINLANAAKCYAFIKRRGYVIPEDVRAVVHDVLRHRIGVTYEAEAENITSVDIINKIVNEVEVP, from the coding sequence ATGGAAGAGAATACAGCGTCTTTAGACATTAGAGCAATCAACGAGAAAATAGAAAGAGAAAGTGCTTTTATTGATCTCCTAACTATGGAAATGAATAAAGTAATTGTAGGTCAAAAGCACATGGTGGAACGATTGTTAATTGGGCTTTTGGGTCAAGGACATATCTTGTTAGAAGGGGTTCCTGGACTGGCTAAAACTTTGGCAATTAATACGCTTTCGCAAGCTGTAGCTGGTTCGTTTAGCCGAATCCAATTCACACCAGACTTATTGCCTGCCGATGTAGTGGGAACGATGATTTACAACATCAAGCAAAATGAATTCTCAATTAAAAAAGGACCGATTTTTGCCAATTTCGTCTTAGCGGATGAGATTAACCGTGCGCCAGCCAAAGTGCAATCAGCTTTATTAGAGGCGATGCAGGAAAAACAAGTGACTATTGGCGATACTACTTTTAAATTAGATAAGCCATTTTTAGTTTTGGCTACGCAAAACCCAATTGAGCAAGAAGGAACCTATCAGTTGCCAGAAGCACAAGTCGATCGTTTTATGTTGAAAACAGTGATTGATTATCCAAAAATGGATGAAGAGCGTTTGGTGATTCGTCAGAATTTGAGTGGTAGCTACGAAAAAGTAAACCAAGTCGTTTCTATCGAACAAATTTTACGCGCACAAGAGGCAGTTCGTGAAGTGTATATGGATGAAAAAATCGAGAAATATATTTTAGATATTATTTTCGCTACGCGTTATCCAGAAAAATACAAACTAGCCGACTTGAAGCCGTTGATTAGTTTTGGTTCTTCGCCACGTGGAAGTATCAACTTGGCAAATGCCGCTAAATGTTATGCCTTCATTAAACGCCGTGGGTATGTTATTCCAGAAGACGTTCGTGCCGTTGTTCATGATGTATTGCGACACAGAATTGGTGTTACTTACGAAGCAGAAGCTGAAAACATTACTTCTGTGGATATCATCAACAAAATCGTTAACGAAGTTGAGGTTCCCTAA
- a CDS encoding DUF58 domain-containing protein, whose protein sequence is MDTKDLLKKVRKIEIKTRRLSDHIFSGEYHTSFKGRGMTFSEVRQYQYGDDIRAIDWNVTARYNEAHVKVFEEERELTMMLMVDISGSESFGSKNQFKKDIVTEIAATMAFSATQNNDKIGLILFSDEIELYIPPKKGRSHVLRIIRELIEFEPKSNKTDLAQALKFLSGTQKKKAIVFVISDFMTQEYEQTLKIASKKHDITGIRVYDIREEKMPNLGMVPMLDAETGVVQLVDTGSKSVRLNYEKHYYDRVNYFKETFSKSGAGVVNTRVDESYVTKLLGYFKSR, encoded by the coding sequence ATGGATACAAAAGACCTACTCAAAAAAGTCCGAAAAATAGAAATCAAAACCCGAAGATTGAGTGATCATATCTTCTCGGGAGAATACCATACGTCTTTTAAAGGACGTGGAATGACTTTTAGCGAAGTACGTCAATACCAATATGGAGATGATATTCGTGCGATTGACTGGAATGTTACCGCACGTTATAACGAGGCACATGTTAAAGTTTTTGAAGAAGAACGTGAATTGACGATGATGTTAATGGTTGATATTTCGGGTTCAGAGAGTTTTGGTTCCAAAAATCAGTTTAAAAAAGACATTGTCACAGAAATTGCCGCTACTATGGCTTTTTCTGCAACGCAAAATAATGATAAGATTGGGTTAATTCTATTTTCAGATGAAATCGAATTATACATTCCACCCAAAAAAGGCCGCTCGCATGTGTTGCGAATCATTCGCGAACTCATCGAGTTTGAACCTAAAAGCAATAAAACCGATTTGGCACAAGCCCTAAAATTCTTGTCGGGAACACAAAAAAAGAAAGCTATCGTTTTTGTTATTTCTGATTTTATGACTCAGGAATACGAACAAACATTGAAAATAGCTTCAAAAAAGCACGACATTACTGGAATTCGAGTATATGACATTCGCGAAGAAAAAATGCCGAATTTAGGCATGGTTCCTATGTTGGACGCCGAAACAGGAGTAGTCCAATTAGTAGATACAGGTTCTAAATCGGTTCGTTTGAACTATGAAAAACACTATTACGATCGAGTGAATTATTTTAAAGAAACCTTCAGTAAATCAGGCGCTGGAGTCGTGAACACCCGAGTTGATGAAAGTTATGTAACCAAATTATTAGGGTATTTTAAATCGAGATAG
- a CDS encoding vWA domain-containing protein has protein sequence MEKLSFLNPDFFWLLLLIPAAAAWLYLKRDQQTATLKISSTEGFSGSKSFFVKLYPFLGVFRLLALTALIVAMARPRTVDISNKTKTTKGIDIVMAIDVSGSMLAKDLKPNRMEALKKVAASFVDERPNDRIGLVVYASEAYTKTPVTSDKAIILQAIESIKYDNVLQDGTGIGMGLATAVNRLKDSKAKSKVIILLTDGVNNAGFIEPETASDIAKQYGIKVYTVGIGTNGMAEFPYAIAPNGQFLFRMMQVEIDEQLMKNIARKTDGKYFRATSNNKLEEIYAAINKLETTEIEELKFYDYDEKYRPFVWLAGFLLLLELGLRNTVYRSFI, from the coding sequence ATGGAAAAATTAAGTTTTTTAAATCCAGATTTTTTTTGGTTGTTGTTGTTGATTCCAGCGGCAGCTGCTTGGTTGTACTTGAAAAGAGACCAACAAACGGCGACTTTAAAAATAAGTTCAACGGAAGGGTTCTCAGGTTCTAAATCGTTTTTTGTGAAGTTGTATCCCTTTTTAGGGGTATTTCGTTTATTGGCATTGACGGCTTTAATTGTAGCGATGGCTCGACCAAGAACGGTGGATATTAGTAACAAAACCAAAACAACAAAAGGAATTGATATTGTAATGGCGATTGACGTTTCGGGAAGTATGTTAGCCAAGGATTTGAAACCGAACCGAATGGAAGCTTTGAAAAAAGTGGCAGCTAGTTTTGTTGACGAAAGACCCAATGACCGAATCGGATTAGTAGTCTATGCTTCTGAAGCGTATACTAAAACTCCGGTAACAAGTGATAAAGCGATTATACTGCAAGCGATAGAAAGTATCAAATACGATAATGTATTGCAAGACGGAACGGGAATCGGAATGGGATTGGCGACAGCCGTAAACCGTTTGAAAGATAGTAAAGCCAAAAGCAAAGTGATTATTTTATTGACTGATGGTGTAAATAACGCTGGATTTATTGAGCCAGAAACAGCTTCTGATATTGCAAAGCAATACGGAATCAAAGTCTATACAGTGGGAATTGGAACCAATGGAATGGCTGAATTTCCGTATGCGATTGCACCTAACGGACAATTTTTATTCCGTATGATGCAAGTAGAAATTGACGAACAGTTAATGAAAAATATTGCGCGTAAAACAGACGGAAAATATTTCAGAGCGACAAGTAACAATAAGTTAGAAGAAATATATGCAGCCATCAATAAATTAGAAACTACAGAAATTGAAGAGTTGAAATTTTATGATTATGATGAAAAATACAGACCCTTTGTTTGGTTAGCAGGTTTTTTATTGTTGCTAGAATTAGGATTGCGAAATACGGTTTACCGATCATTTATTTAA
- a CDS encoding VWA domain-containing protein, whose product MELDEKKYLYLLFLLPILVLVFLFNQYWKRKKQREFGDLELVQRLSPDSSVFKPILKLGVLLLALAALILGLVNPKVGTKMETVKREGIDIVFAIDVSKSMLCEDVAPSRLEKSKQLVSQIINQLGNDRIGIVAYAGSSFPVLPITTDYSVAKMFLQSMNTDMVSSVGTSLDEAIRLSATYFDDKKTSKLLILVSDGEDHSEGAEAAAEEANKLGIKIITIGVGTPNGGTIPLRRNGVMEGLKRDSNNEVVITKLNSESLTAIAKATKGGYANGANTKEVIDYVKNALNNIEKTEFEATQMADFQSQFQWFLGFAFVLLFADVFLLERKTKWVNRLNLFNEKEQ is encoded by the coding sequence ATGGAATTAGACGAGAAAAAATATTTGTACTTACTTTTCCTACTACCAATTTTGGTGTTGGTTTTTCTTTTCAATCAATATTGGAAGCGAAAAAAGCAACGTGAATTTGGCGACTTAGAATTGGTACAACGATTGAGTCCAGATAGTTCGGTATTCAAACCGATTTTAAAATTAGGGGTCTTACTTTTGGCATTAGCAGCTTTGATTTTGGGCTTGGTCAATCCAAAAGTTGGAACTAAAATGGAAACCGTTAAACGCGAAGGGATCGATATTGTTTTTGCAATAGATGTATCTAAAAGTATGCTCTGCGAAGATGTAGCTCCTAGCCGTTTAGAGAAAAGCAAACAATTGGTTTCTCAAATTATTAATCAATTGGGTAACGACAGAATAGGGATTGTAGCTTACGCGGGGAGTTCGTTTCCTGTCTTGCCTATTACAACCGATTATAGTGTTGCCAAAATGTTTCTACAAAGCATGAATACCGATATGGTTTCATCTGTTGGAACTTCTTTGGATGAAGCGATACGATTGTCAGCCACCTATTTTGATGATAAAAAAACGAGCAAGTTATTGATTTTAGTTTCGGATGGAGAAGATCATTCTGAGGGCGCTGAAGCTGCTGCGGAAGAAGCTAATAAATTGGGCATTAAAATCATAACAATAGGAGTAGGAACTCCAAATGGTGGAACTATTCCGTTGCGTCGTAATGGTGTAATGGAAGGCTTAAAAAGAGATAGTAATAACGAAGTAGTTATTACCAAATTGAACTCAGAAAGTTTGACCGCCATTGCAAAAGCGACTAAAGGTGGTTATGCCAATGGAGCTAATACAAAAGAGGTGATTGACTATGTGAAAAACGCCTTAAACAACATTGAAAAAACCGAATTTGAAGCTACTCAAATGGCCGATTTTCAGTCGCAATTTCAGTGGTTTTTAGGATTTGCATTTGTGTTGTTGTTTGCAGATGTTTTTCTATTGGAACGCAAAACTAAATGGGTAAACCGACTCAATTTGTTTAATGAAAAGGAACAATAA